The following coding sequences are from one Candidatus Dormiibacterota bacterium window:
- a CDS encoding 3-deoxy-7-phosphoheptulonate synthase has product AELTHLPVIVDPSHGTGLARLVEPMALAGVAAGADGLLVEVHPDPAVAVSDGQQSLSVEAFGSLMGRLTVMAAAVGRRLPAARIIA; this is encoded by the coding sequence TGGCCGAGCTGACCCACCTGCCGGTTATCGTCGATCCGTCACACGGCACCGGGCTCGCGCGCTTGGTAGAGCCGATGGCCCTTGCGGGTGTGGCGGCGGGCGCGGACGGGCTCTTGGTGGAAGTTCATCCCGACCCGGCCGTGGCCGTCTCGGATGGACAGCAATCCCTCTCGGTCGAAGCGTTCGGCTCGTTGATGGGGCGCCTGACGGTCATGGCGGCGGCAGTAGGCCGGCGCTTGCCGGCCGCCCGGATTATTGCCTAG
- a CDS encoding tetratricopeptide repeat protein: MRSTSRIVAAIAFGAGCAFVALPALAEVCQHDFSLARVIKQGTTSKDIAGSGTVQLQVQVNADGTHKVTKVIRSSNKGDNEAAIEIANTSTYRPAHCGTTPTVSFYDFTLKFNGKSVQAPDALGNAGVENLIRSGKYPQAEAAARAALAANPNDNGALVLLGVASYYGNDLPAAAGAFAKANPIPKPWPAVAAQSLANQAVKLAESDPTTALAYAQKAVALDPGTNSQFALGVAQIGGKQFPQGIATLKNVHARLFADPKTTKNVKFGVDSHLLAAYLANNDTAGAAALAAEMQALNPSSTMAAELMGSHYLTLGNQAQQAKNYDEAIKNYDLAAASKVPQLIANAYSSAVFAIMNEQKPDYNKALIYGQKALAAAPNDVMTNYAVGVAQAAVWATGHQESDKKQALVYLTKADGLAKAAGNTQLSTQIETFIAHNIEAPHTGSTPPP; this comes from the coding sequence ATGAGATCCACTTCCCGTATCGTCGCTGCCATCGCCTTCGGGGCAGGATGCGCGTTCGTCGCTCTTCCGGCTCTCGCCGAGGTCTGTCAGCATGACTTCTCGCTCGCGAGAGTCATCAAACAGGGGACGACATCCAAAGATATCGCGGGCTCCGGCACGGTGCAATTACAGGTGCAAGTCAATGCCGACGGCACGCACAAGGTCACCAAGGTGATTCGCTCCTCGAACAAGGGCGACAACGAAGCGGCGATCGAGATCGCAAACACGTCAACGTACCGTCCGGCCCACTGCGGGACTACGCCGACCGTCTCGTTCTACGATTTCACGCTAAAGTTCAACGGGAAGTCCGTGCAGGCGCCTGACGCTCTGGGTAACGCCGGCGTCGAGAACCTGATCCGTAGCGGAAAGTATCCGCAGGCCGAAGCAGCCGCACGTGCGGCCCTCGCGGCCAACCCCAACGACAACGGGGCGCTGGTGCTGTTGGGCGTTGCCAGCTACTACGGCAACGATCTCCCGGCGGCCGCCGGGGCGTTTGCGAAAGCCAACCCGATACCCAAGCCGTGGCCTGCGGTTGCGGCGCAGTCGTTGGCCAACCAAGCGGTCAAACTTGCGGAGAGCGATCCCACCACGGCACTCGCTTACGCGCAGAAGGCCGTCGCGCTCGATCCGGGTACCAACTCGCAGTTCGCGCTCGGCGTAGCTCAGATCGGCGGGAAGCAATTTCCTCAGGGCATCGCGACGCTCAAAAACGTGCACGCGCGCCTGTTCGCCGATCCGAAAACGACCAAAAACGTGAAATTCGGTGTCGATAGCCATCTTTTGGCGGCATACCTCGCAAATAACGATACCGCCGGCGCAGCCGCCTTGGCCGCGGAGATGCAGGCGCTGAATCCATCGAGCACGATGGCGGCCGAATTGATGGGTAGCCACTACCTGACGCTCGGCAATCAGGCTCAGCAAGCAAAGAACTACGACGAGGCAATCAAGAACTACGATCTGGCTGCCGCGTCGAAGGTGCCGCAACTCATCGCGAACGCATACTCATCCGCGGTGTTCGCGATCATGAACGAGCAAAAACCCGATTACAATAAGGCGCTGATCTACGGCCAGAAGGCCCTTGCCGCAGCGCCCAACGATGTCATGACCAACTACGCCGTCGGCGTGGCACAGGCCGCGGTTTGGGCCACCGGGCATCAAGAATCGGATAAGAAGCAAGCGCTGGTATATCTCACAAAGGCAGACGGCCTAGCCAAAGCTGCCGGAAATACTCAGCTTTCAACGCAAATCGAAACGTTTATCGCTCATAATATCGAAGCCCCGCATACGGGCTCGACACCGCCGCCGTAG
- a CDS encoding MotA/TolQ/ExbB proton channel family protein: MFDGFLSVMKQGGPDMWILLILSITVVAIVIERLVFFSAQHGDTKGLLRQIGSKISTDDLAGAIKICQSNKGMLPRILEFGLLRGEKNRADITDALSIALMEHLNALERNLGVIGTIAVIAPFVGLAGTVLGIIRAFQEIALKGNSSPAVVAAGVSEALITTFGGLAVAIVAVIFFNYFKSRIKGYNQEMIVAANQLAEMLHFHNTGAPIPTELYQPKSAK; this comes from the coding sequence GTGTTTGACGGATTCTTGAGCGTCATGAAGCAGGGCGGTCCCGATATGTGGATCCTGCTCATTCTCTCGATCACTGTAGTCGCCATCGTCATCGAACGCCTCGTGTTCTTCTCGGCGCAACATGGCGATACCAAGGGCTTGCTGCGCCAAATCGGTTCGAAAATTTCGACCGACGATCTCGCAGGCGCCATCAAAATTTGCCAATCCAACAAGGGCATGCTTCCGCGCATTCTCGAGTTCGGGTTGCTTCGTGGTGAAAAGAACCGCGCCGATATCACCGACGCGCTTTCGATCGCACTGATGGAGCACCTCAACGCTCTCGAGCGGAATCTCGGCGTCATCGGTACGATCGCCGTTATCGCTCCGTTCGTGGGCTTGGCCGGTACCGTTCTCGGTATCATCCGCGCGTTCCAAGAGATCGCGCTCAAAGGCAACTCTTCGCCGGCCGTCGTTGCCGCGGGCGTCTCCGAAGCACTGATCACCACCTTCGGCGGTCTCGCCGTCGCAATCGTGGCCGTGATCTTCTTCAACTACTTCAAGTCGCGAATCAAGGGTTACAACCAAGAGATGATCGTCGCGGCGAACCAATTGGCCGAAATGTTGCACTTCCACAATACCGGCGCGCCGATTCCGACCGAGCTCTATCAGCCTAAGTCGGCTAAGTAA
- a CDS encoding biopolymer transporter ExbD — protein MLSAQQDAEVMAEINITPFTDVLLVLLIIFMILAAIQTPPGFEKELPNHSNTNATKNINHNDIEVDVNNKGVIYVDGTKTDTVGIYRVMYDASKKKPNHHVSIIADAKAPYGVIIRILDAAKEANLNDVGFVTS, from the coding sequence ATGCTCTCGGCGCAACAAGACGCAGAGGTAATGGCGGAGATCAACATCACGCCGTTCACCGACGTGCTCTTGGTCCTGCTCATCATCTTCATGATTTTGGCCGCTATCCAGACGCCGCCGGGCTTCGAAAAAGAGCTTCCTAACCACAGCAATACCAATGCGACTAAAAACATCAACCATAACGACATCGAAGTAGACGTGAACAATAAGGGCGTCATCTACGTCGACGGCACGAAGACGGATACCGTCGGTATCTATCGCGTGATGTACGACGCATCGAAGAAAAAGCCCAATCACCACGTCTCGATCATCGCGGATGCCAAAGCGCCTTACGGCGTCATCATCCGAATCCTCGATGCCGCTAAGGAAGCTAATCTCAACGACGTCGGCTTCGTCACGTCCTAG
- a CDS encoding biopolymer transporter ExbD gives MSTINITPFTDVLLVLLIIFIILAAVTKEPKLPDAHNRDKVQPSQIVVIINDKNDIQIGSTTVSVSGAKQAFADLQNNTDHKFKSVIIKADPQASYGVILQVMDAAKSVDLTDFGLANHIEGTPQGASQ, from the coding sequence ATGTCAACGATTAACATCACGCCGTTTACGGATGTGTTGTTAGTTCTCCTCATCATCTTCATTATTCTCGCCGCAGTTACGAAAGAGCCGAAGCTGCCCGATGCCCATAACCGGGATAAGGTGCAGCCTTCGCAGATCGTCGTGATTATCAACGATAAGAACGATATTCAGATCGGTTCGACGACCGTTTCGGTAAGTGGAGCGAAGCAAGCCTTTGCAGACCTCCAGAACAATACCGATCACAAATTCAAGAGCGTCATCATCAAAGCCGATCCCCAAGCGAGCTATGGGGTGATCTTACAGGTCATGGATGCCGCGAAGTCGGTCGATCTTACCGATTTCGGGTTAGCCAACCATATCGAGGGGACCCCGCAGGGGGCGAGTCAATAA
- a CDS encoding TonB family protein — translation MAKKDDSPFITTGERVRHFLGWAFVLSLVLHTLAIPLFPDLTKHHEDQQVEKVSVTKKIRVRVPTPPPPTPTPPPTPTPPPQATPPPKQTAPQPKLKLNVPKTSNSSSTSSTTSTYTAPKSGSESGVPAGQGTASPSPATPAPTLAPACANPTHDATVTNPQVPDYPSSARDLNLGPVTVQVEVTVSATGSLVDAKVYKSSGNFAIDRNALLAARQSSYAPAAKDCTPVQGHYLFRMDFTAD, via the coding sequence ATGGCTAAAAAAGACGACTCACCGTTCATCACCACGGGCGAACGCGTTCGCCATTTTCTTGGCTGGGCGTTCGTACTCTCGCTCGTCCTTCATACCTTGGCTATTCCGCTCTTCCCGGATCTCACCAAGCATCACGAAGATCAGCAAGTAGAGAAGGTCTCGGTAACCAAGAAGATTCGCGTACGCGTCCCAACCCCGCCGCCTCCAACGCCGACGCCCCCTCCGACGCCGACGCCGCCTCCTCAGGCGACGCCGCCGCCGAAGCAAACGGCGCCGCAGCCCAAACTCAAGCTCAACGTCCCCAAGACCTCGAACAGTAGCTCGACGTCTTCGACAACGAGCACCTATACCGCGCCGAAATCCGGGTCGGAGAGCGGCGTTCCGGCGGGACAGGGCACGGCTAGTCCGTCCCCGGCCACGCCTGCGCCGACGCTCGCACCCGCGTGTGCGAATCCGACGCATGACGCGACGGTAACCAATCCGCAAGTCCCGGATTATCCGAGTTCGGCTCGCGACCTCAACCTCGGGCCGGTAACGGTTCAGGTCGAAGTCACCGTCAGCGCAACGGGTTCGCTGGTGGATGCGAAGGTCTATAAGTCCTCAGGGAACTTTGCCATCGACCGCAATGCCTTGCTGGCCGCACGCCAGTCATCGTATGCGCCTGCGGCTAAGGACTGCACGCCGGTGCAGGGGCATTACCTCTTCCGAATGGACTTCACCGCAGACTAA
- a CDS encoding TonB family protein: MESRRARRILLAAFVFSLLVHAVVAFVVRRPLQPPPVESQVVTLQRRAQIVTVQRSLPSPPPTPKPAMAQPKPATTALPSKAVPASPHGVRQPPIVAASAAPVPSPTAHPTPQAVACAAAAVPAMLVGSPPPAEIPPAVRAQATSGTARVRVSLDRHGVITGTTVTQSTGNPSLDLIAESMANGAHYAPAYANCKAIASTYVFGVKFAAW, encoded by the coding sequence ATGGAGAGTCGCCGCGCGCGTCGCATCTTGCTTGCAGCTTTCGTCTTTTCGCTGCTGGTGCACGCGGTCGTCGCGTTCGTGGTGCGACGCCCGCTGCAGCCGCCGCCCGTGGAGTCGCAGGTGGTGACGCTCCAACGTCGCGCGCAGATCGTCACGGTGCAGCGCAGCCTCCCGAGCCCACCGCCGACGCCGAAGCCCGCCATGGCGCAGCCGAAACCCGCGACGACCGCGCTCCCATCCAAGGCCGTTCCCGCCTCACCGCACGGCGTGCGTCAGCCTCCCATCGTTGCGGCATCGGCCGCTCCCGTTCCAAGCCCGACTGCCCACCCGACCCCGCAGGCCGTTGCTTGTGCCGCGGCCGCCGTCCCCGCGATGCTGGTCGGCTCGCCGCCCCCAGCGGAGATTCCGCCGGCCGTGCGCGCGCAGGCAACCAGCGGAACCGCGCGCGTGCGCGTCTCGCTCGATCGGCACGGCGTCATAACCGGCACGACCGTTACGCAAAGCACCGGCAACCCTTCGCTGGATTTGATTGCCGAATCGATGGCGAACGGGGCGCACTACGCGCCCGCCTATGCGAACTGCAAAGCGATCGCGAGCACGTACGTGTTCGGCGTTAAATTCGCGGCGTGGTGA